The Acidicapsa ligni genome has a window encoding:
- the nuoG gene encoding NADH-quinone oxidoreductase subunit NuoG: protein MADVTFTVDGKKLTAPAGTLLIEACRKAGIEIPAFCYYPGLSLQAACRMCVVRQEKVPKLQTACTVQVGEGQSFITESPEITQARKATIELLLGNHPLDCPVCDAGGECELQDMTFKYGAGESLYVEAKQHREEQKWSPAVYFDRPRCILCYRCVRMCGEGMDVWALGIQNRGASAIIAPNGGDHLDCEQCGMCIDACPVGALTSGTYRYKTRPWEMNHVATVCTHCGDGCKTTLGIRQVNDGAEIVRADNRDKSGINGDFLCAKGRFGFDFVESADRLTKPLIRNAAGKLEPATWEQAIRLVASKFKEVRDRNSDKASSSSIGVIGSNTTTNEENYLLQKFARTALNTNNIDHERTTDYAGFAHALAGTTGRTASLRDTQTAKAVLLIGGNPTEEHPLLAWNLRTNFRLNQSRLYITTDSPIKLERQAIKSLQLPVGLESNGYEAFTEFLNGSDSAIEATSEAKSFREAIEAEESLIVIFGEEYRGQAIESLVKWGLKKAGVKFAYLGDYANSRGAADMGLLPNLLPGYVPVASPAAFTEEYIGLPTAPGKNAVEIFDAAGNGELGALYVVGSNPVATFGVNPAALKSTFVVVQDIFLTETAALADVVLPSASLYEKTGTVTNSYGDVQLAKKAADKAGVKPDFEIIVRIAGGMGIDVKKLVPFGKTNGVSADMGQSRGAQSGEADRHAVWLTANHLEPRLSPFDPLAVLDEIERLIPAYKLDRLNLFGGNDVASEPGFVPVSSIASARDLILPSHDGLFTSGILGAHTVALQELNQYQHQFEHPVVTETAAD, encoded by the coding sequence ATGGCAGACGTAACTTTCACAGTAGACGGCAAAAAGCTCACCGCCCCCGCAGGCACTCTGCTCATCGAGGCCTGCCGCAAAGCGGGCATCGAAATCCCGGCCTTCTGCTACTATCCCGGCCTCAGCCTGCAGGCAGCATGCCGCATGTGCGTAGTACGCCAGGAAAAAGTGCCTAAGCTCCAGACCGCCTGCACCGTCCAGGTAGGCGAAGGTCAGAGCTTCATCACCGAATCGCCCGAGATCACCCAGGCTCGCAAAGCCACCATCGAACTGCTCCTCGGCAACCATCCCCTCGACTGCCCCGTCTGCGACGCTGGCGGTGAGTGCGAACTGCAGGATATGACCTTCAAGTACGGTGCCGGTGAAAGCCTCTATGTTGAGGCCAAGCAGCATCGCGAAGAACAGAAGTGGTCCCCCGCTGTCTACTTCGATCGCCCCCGTTGCATCCTCTGCTATCGCTGCGTTCGCATGTGCGGTGAAGGCATGGATGTCTGGGCTCTCGGCATTCAGAACCGCGGTGCCTCCGCCATCATCGCTCCTAACGGTGGCGATCATCTCGACTGCGAACAATGCGGCATGTGCATCGATGCATGCCCCGTAGGCGCGCTCACCAGCGGCACCTATCGTTACAAGACCCGTCCGTGGGAGATGAACCACGTAGCCACCGTCTGCACTCATTGCGGAGACGGCTGCAAGACCACACTCGGCATTCGCCAGGTCAACGACGGTGCGGAAATCGTCCGGGCCGACAATCGTGACAAGTCTGGCATCAACGGTGATTTCCTCTGCGCTAAAGGTCGTTTCGGCTTCGACTTTGTCGAGTCCGCTGATCGCCTGACCAAGCCTCTTATCCGCAACGCCGCAGGCAAGCTTGAACCCGCAACATGGGAGCAGGCCATCCGCCTCGTCGCCAGCAAGTTCAAAGAAGTCCGCGACCGCAATAGCGATAAGGCGAGCAGCTCTTCCATCGGTGTGATCGGCTCCAACACCACCACGAACGAAGAGAACTACCTCCTGCAAAAGTTCGCTCGCACCGCGCTCAACACCAATAATATTGACCACGAGCGCACCACGGATTACGCAGGCTTCGCCCACGCCCTGGCTGGTACGACAGGTCGCACAGCCAGCCTGCGAGATACACAGACCGCGAAAGCCGTCCTGCTCATCGGCGGCAACCCCACCGAAGAGCATCCCCTCCTCGCCTGGAACCTGCGCACCAACTTCCGTCTCAATCAGTCTCGTCTTTACATCACCACCGACAGCCCCATCAAGCTTGAGCGGCAGGCAATCAAATCCCTGCAACTCCCCGTAGGCCTTGAGTCCAACGGCTATGAAGCCTTCACCGAATTTCTCAACGGCAGCGACTCTGCCATCGAGGCAACCTCCGAAGCCAAGTCCTTCCGCGAAGCTATTGAAGCAGAAGAATCGCTCATCGTAATCTTCGGCGAAGAATATCGCGGCCAGGCCATCGAATCCCTCGTGAAATGGGGTCTCAAGAAGGCAGGCGTCAAATTTGCCTACCTCGGCGACTACGCCAACTCGCGCGGCGCAGCCGACATGGGCCTGCTCCCTAACTTGCTTCCCGGCTATGTCCCCGTCGCCTCACCCGCAGCCTTTACCGAAGAGTACATCGGTCTTCCAACCGCTCCAGGCAAGAACGCAGTCGAGATCTTCGACGCAGCGGGCAACGGTGAACTCGGAGCGCTCTATGTAGTCGGCTCCAATCCCGTAGCCACCTTCGGCGTAAATCCCGCTGCCCTGAAGAGCACCTTCGTAGTCGTGCAGGACATTTTCCTCACCGAAACCGCAGCACTGGCCGACGTTGTTCTTCCCTCAGCCAGCCTCTACGAAAAGACAGGTACCGTCACCAATAGCTACGGCGATGTCCAACTCGCCAAAAAGGCTGCGGACAAAGCCGGTGTTAAGCCCGACTTTGAAATCATCGTCCGCATCGCCGGCGGCATGGGCATCGACGTCAAGAAACTCGTTCCCTTCGGCAAGACGAACGGTGTCAGCGCAGACATGGGCCAGTCCCGCGGAGCGCAATCCGGCGAAGCCGACCGTCACGCCGTCTGGCTTACCGCGAATCATCTCGAACCGCGCCTCAGCCCATTCGACCCACTCGCCGTCCTTGACGAGATCGAGCGCCTCATTCCAGCCTATAAACTGGACAGGCTCAATCTCTTCGGCGGCAACGACGTCGCCAGCGAACCGGGCTTTGTTCCAGTCAGCAGCATCGCTTCAGCCCGCGACCTGATCCTTCCGTCGCATGACGGCCTCTTCACCTCCGGCATCCTCGGTGCGCACACCGTGGCCCTGCAGGAATTGAATCAGTATCAGCACCAGTTCGAACATCCTGTGGTCACAGAAACCGCAGCAGACTAA